From a single Nicotiana tomentosiformis chromosome 2, ASM39032v3, whole genome shotgun sequence genomic region:
- the LOC104093425 gene encoding plant cysteine oxidase 2-like produces the protein MGIEKNVSDRKDKREYSNSKKRRRSRRRREVSKVQKLYETCKQVFANCGPGVVPSPQNVERLKAVLDNMTEADVGLTTNMPYFKSTVSERPPKIMYLHLHECDKFSIGIFCLPPSAVIPLHNHPGMTVFSKLLFGKMHIKSYDWADNLLPDQSTPNANISDNDVGDWTGLRLAKLKVNSEFRAPCKTSILYPADGGNMHCFTARTACAVLDVLGPPYCDPKGRHCQYYYDFPFPNFSVDGLSVPEEQQNEYAWLKEREKPEDLTVDGALYSGPDLILVK, from the exons ATGGGGATTGAGAAAAATGTAAGTGATAGGAAAGATAAAAGGGAGTACAGTAACTCGAAGAAGAGGCGTCGGAGTCGGAGGCGAAGGGAAGTGTCAAAGGTTCAGAAACTGTATGAAACTTGCAAACAAGTTTTTGCTAATTGCGGACCCGGCGTTGTGCCCTCCCCGCAAAATGTTGAACGTCTCAAAGCAGTTTTGG ATAACATGACTGAAGCAGATGTTGGCTTGACAACGAATATGCCATATTTCAAGTCTACAGTATCTGAAAGACCTCCTAAAATAATGTACCTGCATCTCCATGAATGTGACAAATTCTCG ATTGGTATCTTTTGCTTGCCGCCATCAGCAGTCATTCCTCTTCATAACCATCCTGGAATGACAGTTTTCAGCAAGCTTCTCTTTGGTAAAATGCACATCAAATCTTATGATTGGGCGGATAATCTCCTTCCTGATCAATCAACTCCAAATGCCAATATATCTGACA ATGATGTAGGTGATTGGACTGGACTACGTCTTGCAAAGTTGAAGGTGAATTCCGAGTTTAGAGCTCCTTGTAAGACATCAATCCTCTATCCAGCTGATGGAGGTAATATGCACTGCTTCACAGCACGAACGGCTTGCGCCGTACTTGATGTGCTTGGCCCACCTTATTGTGATCCTAAAGGTCGCCATTGTCAATACTACTATGACTTCCCATTTCCCAATTTCTCAG TGGATGGCTTGTCAGTGCCTGAGGAACAACAAAATGAATATGCGTGGCTCAAAGAGAGGGAGAAACCTGAGGACTTAACTGTAGATGGAGCATTGTACAGTGGACCAGATTTAATACTAGTAAAGTGA